A stretch of Candidatus Lokiarchaeota archaeon DNA encodes these proteins:
- a CDS encoding GTP-binding protein yields MSKTEPNGTIEMGYSLVSSSAKDFHYVRKVVMIGAGGSGKTALVNRFLTNRFTDQYIVTIGSQFAVKVVPVNDSNGNERRVKLLIWDLAGQKRFDFIRHSYYRGAKGALLVFDTTRQSTFRVLDNWIAETKKALNTSIPIIVLANKIDLEDQRVVGTHEGREYVAEKGLAGYLETSALSGENVERAFEMLAENVIP; encoded by the coding sequence TTGTCCAAGACGGAACCTAATGGGACGATTGAAATGGGGTACTCCTTAGTGTCAAGTTCAGCCAAGGATTTCCACTACGTACGGAAAGTTGTGATGATTGGAGCTGGAGGTAGCGGAAAAACCGCTTTAGTCAACCGCTTTCTAACGAACCGATTTACCGACCAATATATAGTTACAATCGGAAGCCAATTTGCGGTCAAAGTTGTACCAGTAAATGACTCAAATGGCAATGAGAGAAGAGTGAAACTACTCATATGGGATCTGGCTGGTCAGAAGCGATTTGATTTTATCAGGCACAGTTACTATAGGGGAGCAAAAGGAGCGTTGCTCGTATTCGATACTACTCGGCAAAGTACGTTTCGAGTACTTGACAACTGGATTGCAGAAACCAAGAAAGCTTTGAACACCTCTATTCCTATTATTGTCTTAGCCAACAAAATTGACCTGGAGGATCAACGAGTTGTTGGAACTCATGAAGGCCGTGAGTATGTTGCTGAAAAAGGACTGGCTGGATATCTTGAGACTAGTGCCCTCTCCGGAGAGAATGTTGAGAGAGCTTTCGAAATGCTTGCTGAAAATGTGATACCTTGA
- a CDS encoding histone deacetylase, with the protein MTKLTGKDLRIVTNRDISLHQAPFPKPHLEAFETPLRIDVIEDYLLKSGFITASDIVEVPRASPRDVLEVHTSYVLDSVAVMSDLGSGVLGESAYASPGLLRSALGAVGGAIGAMERVTQRETNHAFALIRPPGHHASTSSPMGLCFFNNASIAVEQAFHHEEIDRVSILDFDNHHGNGTSEIFYSEDKVQYISLHEYDYDMCGTGHYNEVGHGEAVGTNVNIPLVDGSPDVSYEEAIERIVIPSIERFEPSLIAVSAGYDSHYADPVGNMNVDSSTFWRFGKKVDYLVEETSALGSFWVLEGGYNPLVLGLSVEASLRGLKGEKMPVRRDQIERTANQDAIKRNRDIIDIVQETVELHR; encoded by the coding sequence GTGACCAAATTGACTGGAAAAGATTTGAGAATAGTAACCAACAGAGACATCAGCCTTCACCAAGCACCGTTCCCAAAGCCACATCTGGAGGCATTCGAAACACCGCTGAGGATAGATGTTATCGAGGACTACTTACTCAAGAGTGGTTTCATTACCGCTTCAGACATCGTAGAAGTACCCCGTGCGTCACCTCGAGATGTGCTTGAAGTTCATACATCCTATGTTCTGGACAGCGTCGCAGTCATGAGTGACCTTGGTAGCGGCGTACTAGGAGAATCAGCATATGCAAGTCCGGGGCTGTTGAGAAGTGCGCTTGGTGCAGTAGGAGGTGCTATTGGAGCAATGGAGAGGGTAACTCAGAGAGAGACGAATCATGCATTTGCACTCATAAGGCCACCAGGTCACCACGCTTCAACATCATCGCCGATGGGACTCTGTTTCTTCAATAACGCATCTATTGCCGTCGAGCAGGCCTTCCACCACGAGGAGATAGATAGGGTTTCTATACTTGATTTTGATAATCATCATGGTAATGGAACTTCGGAGATATTCTATTCCGAAGACAAAGTACAGTACATCTCCTTGCATGAATATGACTATGATATGTGCGGGACGGGCCACTACAATGAAGTAGGACATGGTGAAGCCGTAGGGACGAATGTAAACATCCCGCTGGTCGATGGATCCCCGGATGTTTCATACGAAGAAGCTATTGAAAGAATTGTCATACCATCCATCGAGAGATTTGAGCCATCGCTAATTGCGGTTTCAGCAGGCTATGATTCTCACTATGCAGATCCTGTCGGTAACATGAATGTCGATTCAAGCACCTTTTGGCGATTTGGAAAAAAGGTGGATTACCTTGTTGAAGAGACTAGTGCATTGGGCTCGTTCTGGGTCCTAGAAGGAGGTTATAACCCGCTTGTTCTTGGCCTCTCCGTTGAGGCGAGTTTACGTGGTCTCAAGGGAGAAAAAATGCCGGTCCGTCGAGACCAGATAGAAAGGACTGCAAATCAAGATGCAATCAAACGAAACAGGGACATCATAGATATTGTCCAAGAGACAGTTGAATTACACCGGTAA
- a CDS encoding inositol-3-phosphate synthase produces the protein MGDDVRIAIAGLGNCASALIQGVHYYKDAKADEEIPGLMHVDFGGYFPKDLKFVAAFEANERKIGKDISEAIWEEPNCCAKFAPDLPKTGVEVLPGPISDGVADHMMDSFFAYDDDVEPVDVAEELREAEADMLINYLPVGSADGSRIYAKAALEAGVGFVNAIPEFIVSDPEDPITKKFRERDIPCAGDDIKSQLGATILHRVLAQLFDKRGLIVNNTYQLNIGGNTDFENMQVEERLSSKRVSKTEAVTSCVKYHLPTKIGPSDYVPFLDDNKVCYISMRANSFGDLPVDVDLKLSVQDSPNSAGVIIDVARAIKIALDRGIGGELSSISSYSFKHPRYQIDDFEARKRVDEFIAGERER, from the coding sequence ATGGGCGATGATGTTAGAATTGCTATAGCTGGATTGGGCAATTGTGCCTCTGCACTCATTCAGGGTGTACATTACTACAAAGATGCCAAGGCGGATGAAGAGATTCCAGGTTTGATGCATGTTGATTTTGGCGGTTACTTCCCTAAGGATTTGAAATTTGTAGCTGCCTTTGAAGCAAATGAGCGAAAGATAGGCAAGGATATCTCCGAGGCTATTTGGGAGGAGCCTAATTGCTGTGCGAAATTCGCACCCGATCTACCCAAGACAGGTGTTGAAGTGTTACCGGGTCCCATTTCCGACGGTGTTGCGGACCATATGATGGACTCATTCTTCGCATATGACGATGATGTTGAACCCGTCGATGTGGCTGAAGAACTCAGAGAAGCAGAAGCTGATATGCTAATCAACTACCTGCCTGTCGGAAGCGCTGATGGTTCCCGGATATATGCAAAGGCTGCTCTCGAGGCTGGTGTGGGATTCGTCAATGCAATTCCCGAATTCATCGTTTCTGATCCAGAGGATCCAATCACCAAGAAGTTCAGAGAACGGGATATTCCTTGTGCTGGTGATGATATCAAAAGCCAGCTAGGTGCTACTATTCTTCACAGAGTGTTGGCACAACTATTCGATAAGCGTGGTCTGATTGTCAACAATACATATCAGCTAAATATCGGAGGGAATACCGACTTTGAGAATATGCAGGTTGAGGAACGGCTCAGCTCGAAAAGGGTCAGTAAGACAGAAGCAGTAACAAGCTGCGTTAAGTATCACCTGCCAACCAAGATTGGTCCTAGTGATTATGTCCCATTTCTTGACGATAATAAAGTATGCTACATTTCGATGAGAGCGAATTCTTTCGGAGACCTACCAGTTGATGTGGATTTGAAGTTGTCAGTCCAGGATTCGCCCAACAGCGCCGGAGTTATCATCGATGTGGCAAGGGCTATCAAAATCGCACTTGACCGAGGCATTGGTGGCGAGCTTTCCAGCATCAGCTCATATTCATTCAAGCATCCGCGCTATCAAATAGATGATTTCGAAGCACGGAAAAGAGTAGATGAGTTTATAGCTGGAGAAAGAGAGCGCTAG
- a CDS encoding ATP-binding cassette domain-containing protein, whose amino-acid sequence MTNPILRAEEVNKEYGSGKKTVAALKNVNIEVTPGEFVAVHGPSGCGKSTLLHVMAGLEQPTSGRILIDGVDVTLVSERDLPRLRAQKIGFVFQSFLLIEDLTSFENVQSVLWPDEEMNKKNQESKALRVLREVDMLERKDHFPRQLSGGEQQRVAIARALVNNPPILFCDEPTGNLDSESGENIMKIIAKLNKEKEMTVILVTHDRSLAKFAERILHMKDGVITSDK is encoded by the coding sequence ATGACGAATCCAATCTTGAGAGCGGAAGAAGTAAACAAAGAGTATGGGTCAGGCAAAAAGACAGTGGCCGCATTGAAAAATGTGAATATTGAAGTGACGCCTGGTGAATTTGTGGCTGTGCATGGACCATCAGGATGTGGTAAATCCACCCTATTGCATGTCATGGCCGGTTTAGAGCAACCAACTTCAGGACGTATTCTCATTGATGGCGTCGATGTCACATTGGTCAGTGAAAGGGATCTTCCACGCCTAAGAGCCCAAAAGATTGGTTTTGTCTTTCAATCATTTCTCCTCATCGAAGATTTAACCTCCTTTGAAAACGTACAATCAGTTCTCTGGCCTGATGAGGAAATGAATAAGAAAAACCAAGAATCCAAGGCGCTTCGAGTCTTACGAGAAGTAGATATGTTGGAACGCAAAGATCATTTCCCACGCCAACTGAGCGGTGGTGAACAGCAACGAGTAGCCATAGCTCGTGCACTTGTCAATAATCCACCGATTCTCTTCTGTGATGAACCAACAGGTAATCTCGACTCAGAAAGTGGCGAGAATATCATGAAGATTATTGCCAAGCTAAACAAGGAAAAGGAAATGACGGTGATTCTAGTTACACATGATAGAAGCTTGGCAAAATTCGCCGAGAGGATTCTCCATATGAAAGATGGCGTAATTACTTCTGACAAGTAG
- a CDS encoding NUDIX domain-containing protein: MPLITPIAITILKCDASYIFIKRNKAPYENLFSFVGGKIEPGEHIRKAAIREVKEETKATSVEKYEYRGVVSERLVDSAGTLLQHFLIFVGSAVIHDFEEDHREGTMVLFSVDDIRAKKDEFLPSDWQMFMAFELDNSLTRTYEAELVNLEPGYVLEYFRKV, translated from the coding sequence GTGCCTCTCATTACTCCCATTGCTATTACGATTCTGAAATGCGATGCGTCGTATATCTTTATCAAACGAAACAAGGCTCCGTATGAAAATCTGTTCAGCTTTGTTGGTGGCAAAATCGAACCTGGTGAACATATCAGGAAAGCGGCAATTAGAGAGGTAAAAGAAGAGACAAAGGCTACATCTGTAGAAAAATACGAATACCGTGGAGTCGTTTCTGAACGCCTTGTTGATTCAGCGGGAACTCTCCTACAGCATTTTTTGATTTTCGTTGGCAGTGCAGTGATTCACGATTTTGAAGAAGACCATCGTGAAGGAACGATGGTTCTCTTTAGTGTGGATGATATTAGGGCGAAAAAAGATGAATTCTTGCCTAGTGATTGGCAAATGTTCATGGCATTTGAATTAGATAATTCATTGACTCGAACATACGAGGCTGAGCTTGTGAACCTAGAACCTGGCTATGTACTGGAGTATTTTCGGAAGGTATAG
- a CDS encoding M20/M25/M40 family metallo-hydrolase, with protein MDLDIDFLEKLCNAFGPSGFEQEAQRIARDYGQEFADEVMYDRMGSVIFKRGNSGPKIMLAGHVDEIGFVVTEIKKNGFLKFHSLGGWWDQTLLTQEVVIKPSEGDEKIIGVIGAPPPHVLDAETRKKPVKLKDMYMDIGCSSKEEVEELGVRVGDPAVPHARFRTMERTRKEKDEDGEEERTHETTVGVAKAFDDRIGVFIVLEVLRRLSTNDLSHPNTIYAVSTAQEEVGLRGARTAAQMIKPDLGFALDVDISGDVPGAKDLVQKMGNGVSISAGDGSMIPNPRFRKFVLDIAEEIGVKHQPAFLRSGGTDAGIIHITGMGAPSLFIGIPTRHIHSHHGMLDFNDVENAVTLLVEVIQRLDEKTAKSFTEL; from the coding sequence ATGGACTTGGATATAGACTTTCTAGAGAAGCTTTGTAATGCTTTTGGACCTAGCGGATTTGAACAAGAAGCCCAACGGATTGCTAGGGATTATGGTCAAGAATTTGCGGACGAGGTCATGTATGACAGGATGGGATCTGTCATTTTCAAACGCGGGAATTCTGGACCCAAAATCATGCTTGCCGGACATGTAGATGAGATAGGATTCGTTGTTACCGAGATAAAGAAGAACGGGTTCTTGAAATTCCATAGCTTAGGTGGTTGGTGGGACCAGACTCTCCTCACTCAAGAGGTTGTCATCAAACCGTCTGAAGGTGATGAAAAGATCATCGGTGTTATTGGGGCACCTCCACCGCATGTACTTGACGCCGAGACGCGAAAGAAGCCAGTTAAACTAAAGGACATGTATATGGATATTGGCTGCAGTTCCAAGGAGGAAGTGGAAGAATTAGGAGTTAGAGTAGGTGATCCCGCTGTCCCTCATGCAAGGTTTCGCACAATGGAACGAACCAGGAAGGAGAAGGATGAGGATGGTGAGGAAGAAAGAACCCATGAAACTACCGTTGGGGTCGCTAAGGCTTTTGATGATCGGATTGGTGTTTTCATTGTACTGGAGGTCTTGCGTCGTCTTAGCACTAATGACCTAAGTCATCCTAATACCATCTATGCTGTATCAACCGCGCAGGAAGAAGTGGGTCTTCGGGGGGCTAGAACTGCTGCACAGATGATAAAGCCTGATTTAGGATTCGCCCTTGATGTTGACATTTCTGGTGATGTTCCTGGTGCAAAGGATCTTGTACAGAAAATGGGGAATGGTGTCTCTATTTCAGCAGGCGATGGTTCAATGATACCCAATCCTCGATTCAGGAAGTTTGTGTTAGACATCGCTGAGGAAATTGGGGTTAAACATCAGCCAGCGTTTTTGAGAAGTGGCGGTACAGATGCCGGTATAATCCACATAACTGGAATGGGTGCACCTTCTCTGTTTATTGGTATCCCGACCAGGCATATTCACTCACATCATGGTATGCTTGACTTCAATGATGTGGAAAATGCTGTCACGCTACTTGTTGAAGTTATTCAACGACTTGATGAAAAAACGGCGAAAAGCTTCACCGAGCTATAA
- a CDS encoding ribbon-helix-helix protein, CopG family, translating to MDIITVKMNQLYIKSLDKLVEMGMYPSRSEAIRVAIRDLLQKELWPEEGMPAKRELRAEASE from the coding sequence ATGGACATAATTACAGTAAAGATGAACCAACTTTACATCAAATCGCTGGACAAACTCGTAGAAATGGGAATGTATCCCTCACGTAGTGAGGCTATACGAGTTGCGATTCGAGATTTGTTGCAGAAAGAGCTATGGCCTGAAGAAGGAATGCCAGCAAAACGAGAGCTACGGGCTGAAGCATCTGAATAG
- a CDS encoding 30S ribosomal protein S26e, producing the protein MAKKRRSGGRSKNKSGRTGTVQCSKCGAVVPADKAKKYTRTVSPVDPQLARELRKQGAYIRTSRRTEYYCVSCAVHYGKVNIRSEEDRRDLNDRYHRR; encoded by the coding sequence GTGGCAAAGAAAAGACGATCCGGCGGAAGAAGTAAGAACAAGTCGGGCAGAACAGGAACAGTTCAATGTTCAAAATGTGGAGCAGTTGTTCCTGCTGATAAAGCGAAGAAGTATACAAGAACGGTATCTCCTGTAGATCCTCAGCTCGCTCGTGAGCTGCGTAAACAGGGAGCATACATACGGACAAGCAGAAGAACAGAATATTATTGTGTTAGTTGTGCTGTTCATTATGGCAAGGTGAATATCCGCTCTGAAGAGGATCGAAGAGATCTGAACGATAGATACCACAGGCGATAG